One genomic window of Desmospora activa DSM 45169 includes the following:
- a CDS encoding aminotransferase class I/II-fold pyridoxal phosphate-dependent enzyme, translating into MTYNQFETPLFTHLQRHAQKNPTPFHIPGHKKGKGMDPEFRRFIGERALSIDLINIEPLDDLHHPDGVIREAQELAAQAFGADHTFFSVQGTSGAIMTMVLSVCHPGDKIIVPRNVHKSVLSAIILAGGHPVFVHPEMDERLGIAHGVTRPEVERALALHPEAKAVLLINPTYYGVAAHIKEIVDTVHAHGIPVLVDEAHGVHTHFHEGLPLSAMQAGADMAATSMHKLGGSLTQSSVLNLKEGRVNPRRVQSIISMLTTTSTSYLLLASLDAARRYLAIHGHERLEATLALAKNARRRINQIPGFHCVGREILGEKATYDMDETKLIIHLHGLGITGYDAEKWLRHHHNIEVELSDLTNILCLITPGDDESSINILLQGLTALSQQFYDPARKNGGPVRTPEIPQLALSPRDAFYADTVAVPFTQSEGRIIAEFIMIYPPGIPVLLPGERITRDNIDYIREHMEAGLPVQGPEDPKIQMVRVIK; encoded by the coding sequence TTGACGTACAATCAGTTTGAAACTCCTTTATTTACCCACTTACAACGACATGCTCAAAAGAATCCCACTCCTTTTCATATTCCGGGACATAAAAAAGGAAAAGGGATGGATCCTGAATTTCGCCGCTTTATCGGTGAACGGGCTCTGTCCATCGATTTGATCAATATTGAACCGTTGGATGATCTTCACCACCCTGACGGAGTGATCCGTGAAGCACAGGAACTGGCGGCACAAGCTTTCGGGGCTGACCACACTTTTTTCTCTGTGCAGGGAACCAGTGGCGCCATCATGACTATGGTTTTGTCTGTCTGCCATCCCGGGGATAAAATTATCGTTCCCCGTAATGTTCATAAATCGGTATTATCCGCCATCATCCTGGCGGGAGGGCATCCTGTTTTCGTCCATCCGGAAATGGATGAAAGGCTGGGGATCGCCCACGGTGTCACACGACCAGAGGTGGAACGAGCGCTCGCTCTCCACCCTGAAGCCAAAGCGGTCCTGTTGATCAATCCCACCTACTACGGTGTAGCGGCCCATATCAAGGAGATCGTCGATACCGTCCATGCTCACGGTATCCCCGTGTTGGTGGATGAAGCCCATGGAGTGCATACGCATTTTCATGAGGGGCTTCCTCTTTCTGCGATGCAGGCCGGAGCCGACATGGCCGCCACCAGTATGCATAAATTGGGCGGATCGCTCACCCAGAGCTCCGTCCTCAATTTGAAAGAAGGACGAGTCAATCCCCGGCGGGTGCAGTCAATCATCAGTATGTTGACGACCACCTCCACTTCTTATTTGTTGCTGGCTTCATTGGACGCCGCCAGGCGCTATCTGGCCATCCATGGACATGAACGGCTGGAAGCGACGCTAGCCTTAGCCAAAAACGCCCGCCGCCGCATCAATCAAATCCCCGGTTTCCACTGTGTCGGACGGGAAATTTTAGGTGAAAAAGCCACTTATGATATGGATGAAACCAAACTGATCATCCATCTTCACGGCTTAGGAATCACCGGCTACGATGCGGAAAAATGGTTGCGACACCACCACAACATCGAAGTGGAATTGAGCGATCTTACCAACATCCTCTGCTTGATCACACCTGGAGATGATGAATCCAGCATCAATATCTTGCTGCAGGGACTAACGGCGCTGTCGCAACAATTTTACGACCCTGCGCGAAAAAACGGCGGCCCTGTCCGGACCCCGGAGATTCCGCAACTGGCGCTCTCCCCCCGGGATGCGTTTTACGCCGATACGGTTGCCGTTCCTTTTACACAGTCCGAAGGACGTATTATCGCTGAATTCATCATGATCTATCCCCCCGGAATCCCGGTGTTACTTCCCGGTGAACGGATCACCCGAGACAACATCGATTACATCCGTGAACACATGGAAGCCGGCCTTCCGGTTCAAGGACCGGAAGATCCCAAGATTCAGATGGTGCGGGTGATTAAATAA
- a CDS encoding DNRLRE domain-containing protein — MSNTVMKRLSWISIIVIIALAGATLLPDYSKAYAASKAAEERKNQKHEIAGMRTENSKTYIKGDNTYVLEEYLEPIHFKEDGKWQEIDNEIQSVTSNDAMDEGLIYENKANSYRAGFAANSGADPLLRFQLDHAAVQFSLVDGEAVKAEKKENQIAYNNVYPDTHLVYYTDNTGVKEEWVLDKYHGQSKLTMAFETDSVEAKKQKDGSIDFVNEKGEALFSISRPFMVDKNLLYSGDVQFTLREEKGQTYLDLELDEKWLKDPDRSYPVTVDPSLIVQGSDKTKDTFVGEKEPTRNFGTLTYFTVGNNPDHGRSRALLKFELQPILSNATITSAKLSVYQTNASSVSQRENLHPIITDWSETGATWNNQPQVRDAIANQTVTDAGWYDFFLTALVRDWYSGKTANYGVSIRHATETNDRKSYFSSEYAADPTRKPKLTITYTIDPLGKEEFWTTAASNVNTYNGNFFLEETDVSIAGRGIPATVERAYNSRSSEKGIFGYGWTSNLEQRITDNGHGPLLYTDGDGTTHTFISNGDGTYQAPPGIHFELTKKSGYTLEDNDQTNYQFNTAGRLTSITDANNNKTTISYTGNNPTSITDTSGRKVNLTFNTSNHVTKVTNPANRTTEYTYDTAGNLKTVTKKDAGDNTLSTITYGYDADHNLTSIKDANGNDKTVEYDSEDRVKQLSQPVTIDGEKKEATTSFQYDAINKITTVTNPKGTKTVYTHNEYANVVQITQDPNGLNIKQTFTYNDKNELISEKDANANANNSDATYNYTYDDNGNLTSVTNPLNEKSTTEYDENNNPIKETDPEGNTTTNEYDDNGNPTSTTDPVEKSSATLVDDVGNVIEETTAMSPGVNLARNGSFEKGSSSLPDGWYQFPSTSTAVHWANGGLTANGITLGEKKIEIVNPTEDTLIGSGSNYTIPYDSNQTYFASGIVQTANAQGKAGIQITGYDKDNNITGRIKSNEISGTQGPIRLHAVAEAGAFDPENTIKLRVRAYAFHNNGQTAGTYRFDGLQLEEGFLGGYNLLENSGMERPNAQNATIPDSWFMSP; from the coding sequence TTGTCTAATACTGTGATGAAACGACTGTCTTGGATTTCGATTATCGTCATCATCGCACTGGCCGGAGCTACCCTGCTTCCGGATTATTCCAAGGCATATGCTGCAAGTAAAGCCGCAGAGGAACGAAAAAACCAAAAGCATGAGATTGCCGGAATGCGAACGGAAAATTCCAAAACCTACATCAAGGGCGATAATACATATGTTTTGGAAGAGTACCTGGAACCAATTCATTTTAAGGAAGATGGAAAATGGCAAGAGATTGACAACGAAATCCAATCCGTCACCTCCAATGACGCGATGGATGAAGGTCTCATCTATGAAAACAAAGCCAACAGCTACCGTGCTGGCTTTGCCGCCAATAGTGGAGCGGATCCCCTCCTGCGCTTTCAACTGGACCATGCCGCAGTTCAGTTTTCACTGGTCGACGGCGAAGCGGTAAAAGCAGAGAAAAAGGAGAATCAAATTGCTTACAACAACGTCTATCCTGATACCCATCTCGTCTACTATACCGATAACACCGGGGTTAAAGAAGAATGGGTTCTCGACAAATACCACGGACAGTCTAAATTGACGATGGCTTTTGAAACCGACAGTGTTGAAGCAAAAAAACAGAAAGACGGTTCCATTGACTTTGTCAATGAGAAAGGAGAAGCCCTTTTCTCTATCTCCCGCCCCTTTATGGTGGATAAAAACCTGCTTTACTCTGGAGATGTTCAATTTACCCTCCGGGAAGAGAAGGGTCAAACCTATCTCGACTTGGAGTTGGATGAAAAGTGGCTCAAAGATCCAGACCGTTCCTATCCGGTGACGGTGGACCCCTCCCTGATCGTACAAGGTTCCGACAAAACAAAGGACACCTTTGTCGGGGAGAAGGAACCCACTCGTAACTTTGGTACCCTTACCTATTTCACTGTTGGCAACAATCCTGACCACGGGAGAAGCCGTGCCTTACTGAAGTTTGAGCTACAACCGATCCTCAGCAATGCAACCATCACCTCAGCCAAACTGAGCGTCTACCAGACCAATGCTTCATCCGTGTCACAACGGGAAAATCTGCACCCGATCATTACGGATTGGTCTGAAACCGGGGCAACTTGGAACAACCAACCTCAGGTGAGAGATGCCATCGCCAACCAAACCGTAACCGATGCCGGTTGGTATGATTTCTTCCTGACCGCCCTAGTCCGTGACTGGTACAGTGGAAAAACCGCAAACTATGGCGTTTCCATTCGTCATGCTACGGAAACCAATGATCGCAAGTCCTATTTTTCCAGCGAGTATGCGGCTGATCCGACCCGAAAACCCAAGCTAACGATTACCTATACCATCGATCCCTTGGGCAAGGAAGAGTTCTGGACCACTGCAGCTTCCAATGTAAATACCTATAACGGAAATTTCTTCTTGGAGGAAACGGATGTCAGCATCGCTGGGCGTGGTATTCCAGCAACGGTGGAACGGGCGTACAATAGCCGCTCATCCGAAAAAGGGATCTTCGGCTACGGTTGGACCTCCAACTTAGAACAGCGCATCACTGATAACGGCCATGGCCCCCTGCTTTACACCGATGGGGACGGAACCACCCATACCTTTATTTCCAACGGTGATGGCACTTATCAGGCGCCACCGGGAATCCACTTTGAGCTGACGAAAAAAAGCGGCTACACCTTGGAGGATAATGACCAGACGAACTATCAGTTTAACACCGCTGGTCGTCTTACCTCGATCACCGATGCCAATAACAACAAGACGACCATCAGCTATACGGGAAACAATCCCACCAGTATCACTGATACATCCGGACGTAAAGTCAATCTTACGTTCAACACCAGCAACCATGTCACTAAGGTAACCAACCCAGCCAATCGCACAACGGAATACACCTATGACACTGCCGGCAACCTCAAGACCGTAACCAAGAAGGATGCTGGCGATAATACCTTATCCACTATCACTTACGGGTACGACGCCGATCACAATCTGACGTCGATCAAGGATGCCAACGGCAACGATAAAACGGTAGAATACGACAGCGAAGATCGGGTGAAGCAGCTTTCCCAACCCGTCACCATTGATGGAGAGAAAAAAGAGGCCACCACATCATTCCAGTACGATGCCATAAACAAAATCACGACCGTCACCAACCCTAAGGGAACCAAGACTGTTTACACCCATAACGAATATGCCAACGTCGTCCAAATCACCCAGGATCCTAACGGGTTAAACATCAAACAAACCTTTACCTACAACGACAAAAACGAACTAATCAGCGAGAAGGACGCTAATGCCAATGCCAACAACAGCGACGCCACCTACAACTATACTTACGATGATAACGGCAACCTAACCAGCGTTACCAACCCGTTAAATGAGAAATCGACGACGGAATACGATGAAAACAATAACCCGATTAAGGAGACGGACCCGGAAGGAAACACCACCACCAACGAATATGATGATAACGGCAATCCCACTTCCACCACAGATCCAGTGGAGAAATCTTCCGCCACCCTCGTGGATGATGTTGGCAATGTGATTGAAGAGACCACCGCCATGAGCCCAGGAGTGAATCTGGCCCGTAACGGTAGCTTTGAAAAGGGAAGCAGCAGCTTACCGGATGGATGGTACCAATTCCCGTCTACTTCAACCGCTGTCCACTGGGCCAACGGTGGGCTGACGGCCAACGGGATCACCTTGGGTGAAAAGAAGATCGAGATCGTGAACCCGACTGAAGATACCCTGATCGGCAGTGGTAGTAACTATACGATTCCCTATGATTCCAATCAAACCTACTTTGCCAGTGGGATCGTCCAGACAGCAAACGCCCAGGGAAAAGCCGGCATTCAGATTACGGGTTATGATAAGGACAACAACATCACCGGCCGAATCAAATCTAACGAAATCAGCGGAACCCAGGGACCCATCCGTTTACATGCAGTGGCGGAAGCAGGAGCGTTTGATCCGGAAAACACGATCAAGCTTCGAGTACGGGCCTATGCTTTCCACAATAACGGCCAAACTGCGGGAACCTATCGTTTTGACGGCTTGCAGCTGGAGGAAGGATTCCTCGGCGGGTACAACCTCCTGGAAAACTCCGGTATGGAACGGCCTAACGCCCAGAACGCCACTATTCCCGACAGTTGGTTTATGTCTCCCTAA